The Blastopirellula sediminis sequence GTGCGATGTTGATGGGCCCCAATATAGTTCTGGTGAAACCCGGTCATCATCGCCGAACGGGACGGGGAGCAGACCGGCGCCGTCGTAAAGGCCCGCTGATATCGAATCCCTTCGGACGCCAGCTTGTCGACATGCGGCGTCTCAATCCCCTTCGTTCCATAGCAAGAGAGATCAGGACTCCAATCTTCGATCGTGATCCAGAGAATATTCGGGCGATCGTCGGCGGCGGCGATATTCGTCCAGGCCAACGCCAAGAGCAGGAGGAAGAAGACTCGCGTCATGTCGTCACTTTTCCGTGGTGTTCGGGGCGTAAGCGGGAGCAATTCGTGCGTCGAACTGTTTGGGAATCTACCTACAGTAACGGAAATGGATCGCCGTTTCAAAAAGAACGTGGACGAAGTCTGGGTGGCGCTGTCGTCTGCGACAGTGTTCTTCGGTGAGCCGTGCCGTCCTCTATTTCTCCGCCTGCGGGGCCGGCACTTCCGCAACGAAGACCGACGTATCCGGCGCCGCACCGGAGTAGTACGAGATGAAATGCTTGTCGCCGATCCACGTAGCGTTGGCGTTCCCGGCGTCGACCGTGAGCTGACTCCCGGCGGCGATCGCTTCCGACGCGGGCCAACTCTGCGGATGGTCGAAGATGAAGTTCGGATCAACCACGCGTCGCCGCAGCAGGCCGCGCGGGCCGCGCTGATAGTAGTAGTTGCTTAGTAGGCCCGTGTCAGCGTCAAGGATCAGGCTCGGCGTCGATATGACGACGTCGCTGATATTGGTCGGCGACCGTTTCCAGGTGGCGCCGTAGTCGGTCGAGACCATCTGGAATTGCGAACGCGTTGTGGAGTTGCCTCCCACTTCCGTTCGCCCGATCGCCAAAAGCTTGCCGTCTCCCAGGTAAACGGCCGACGGCTCGGTCGGCCAGTTCTCTTTGGTCAGTTCCGCTTCGATGACGTTCTGTTTCCAGGTCTTCCCATCGTCGCTGCTGGTCAGCGTTCCCCACGAGTGATTGGGGCCGGGGTCGCCGTAGCTTCCAGCGAACCAGAGCGCCATCAGCCCGACTGTCGGGACATCGATGACGTCGGTGATCTGGATCGGCGTCACTTCCATCTCTGGCGTCGCGATCAACTCAAACTTTACTCCGTCGGTGGTCCGGTAGAGATCATGATGCCACTGCTTGCCGACTCGCCGCACCCACAACAGCATCGCCCCGGTCGAGTCCAGACCCTTGCCGACGGTGACGTCGCCGTAGCCTGGCGAATTGGCGACCACCGTTTCCGGCGTCCAGCTCTTTCCCTGGTCGGTCGAAGTCCGCGCGTAGACGGCGCGGGCGTCTTCGCCGATCGTATGGCCCGAGCCGCGGCTGTAGGTGCAAACCAGCTTGTCGCCCATCGCTTGCATCATCGGCCACGAGTCATAACCTGGTCCTTCTTGCACGACCAACGGCTTGGCGAGCGCCGGCAGCGGCGTGACTCTCACCAGCGCCAAGCCGGTCGGCCGAGTGAAGGTGTCGGCCGGATCGCCTGGCTCGCGCTGCACGCGGACCGTGATCGGCGCGTGCGGCTTCACTTCGTAATACGACTCAAGGAGAATGGTCCGCGCGTAAAGAGGCGCCGGCGGCAGCGTCGTTCGCACGACGTCGCCCAAAAAATTCCGAGCGGTGAACGGGGCGCCCTCGACCATTTGCGAAAGGTGAACTCGGTAGACGTCGGAAAAATCGGAGCTCGTCTCTTTGTCGTTCGTGGTGACGACGATCTCGACTTTCACCGCGGCGACATCGCTGGGGAAGCCATCCACCACGCCGGAGACCGACTGCCCCACCGTACCTCCGGACAACGACCAGACCGGCACATGCGTCGAGCCGCTCGACATCAGCACCAGCGAAGGCTGGCCGGTCGCAATCGACATCTCGTTCGCCGTCAGCGAGACCGGCGTCCCGTTCCAGACGCTAGAAGTCGGCGTTTCCGCCTTCACGCTGTCGAACTCGCCGACTGCCAACATGGCAAGCAAACAGGAAAGGATAGAAATGGGGCGCGTCATTGGTTGTTCTTTCGTATCGATCATTTCTGGCGGCTCAAGCATTGGGACCTGTTTCCGCCGCTATTTCTTCTCGGACGCCGCAACCGCCTTCGCGGCGGCTCGCTGGATATCGGCGTCTGGATCACGTAGCAATTCCAGCAGCACTTCGCTTGATTCAGGGGTGGACCTTTTGATTTGCGACAACAGCTCCAGCGCGAAGAGGCGTTCCTCTTTGGGACGTTCCGTCGCGGCGAACTGAGCCAAGGAGACGACCGCCCACGCGTCCTCGCTACCTCGGCTGTAGACGAAAGATTGAACCGTCTGACGTGTGGGCGCCGCTGCCGACTTCCGGGCGGCGACCAGGACCGGCAGCACCGTTTCCACCTGGTGAGCGCACTCCCACAGAGCTGTCGCAGCGGCCAGACGCACGTTCTCGTCCTTATCGGCCAACAGCGCGGTCAACTCGGGCTCGGCTTCCGCCGCTTCGGCTCCATGTTTCGCGAGCGCTGTCGCGGCGCCGGCTCGAATGAGCCGCTCCGGACGCTGCAGCGCTTCCGTGAGTGGAGTCACGACTAGATCCGCGTCCGCCGCGGCCAGGTGAGTGATCGCCGCTTCGCGCGTTCCATCTCCCAGGTGATTGATGATTAGCGGGATCGTTTGTTCATTGATGGGGATCATGCCAACCCCGGCAGTCGAGCGGCCACCGAGCATCGCCGCTACATAATACTCCACCGCCTCTTGATCCTCCGGCCACAACCGGTAGAGCAGCTGGGCTGCCCATGGACCAGTTTCATTTCCCCAATTGCAGAACTGCGGCAACACGTCGCGCGCCTTGTCTGCGGCCGGCGAGCCTGGTTCAATTTGCATTGCGGTCAGAACCGTGATGGACTGCTTCACGACTTCCCCCTGCCGACAACCGTCGATCGCGTCCAGCAGTCGCTCGGCGCCAGGCCGCGCCTCAGCGCCGAACTCGCCAAGCAGGCGTGCCGCCATGCTGGACGTATACCAATCGGAGTCTCCCTTGGTGGCGATGACCGAGATCAACGCGTCCACCGCTTCTGGGCCGCCGATTTGCCCGATCGCTTTGGAGGCGGCGTTCCGGACGTAGTGCTCTTGGGGAAAGATCAGCATGGCGGTCGTCATGTAGACGCCGTCGTCGTCGAGCGCTGCGACTAGCGGCGGCACGGCAGGCCGCGCCGCCGCTCCCATTTCTCCCAATTCTTCCGCGGCCGCGTAGCGATCCTCCGCCTCCTTCGCTGTTTGCAACTGCCGGATAAGCCGCTGAAGACGCGGCTGGAACAAGCCCGCTTGCCAAGCCGCCAAGAAGGCAATCCCGATGAAACCGCTTGCGAAAACGGTCAACACGATTCCGGGCTTGGTCAGCAAACGTCGATTCATTGGCGGGGCGAGAGCAGGGAAGGTAGAAGGGAAGTGAACAATTCGACTTGGCGTTATGGTTAGGTTGCAGCGCCAAGACCGCGAAGGGATGAACTTGATAGTATAGTCCAAGAGAATGACATTGGATTCTTCCCATCGTCCGTTTTGGCCCGTGCTTCCGTCAAACGTTTGCGGCTACCTGAGCCGCGTGGAACGAAAATTCCCTCACACTAACCGCCGACGGAGAACTCCAGTGGATGCACGTGAAGTCCGCCAGCTAGTCCTGCAGGAAATCGACGACCGGTGGGACGAATCCAATTCGCACGCCTTCAATCTCCGCACGGCGCTGATCAAGCCGACGCCCACGCCGATGATCCACCGCCTGGTCCGCAACGGCAAAATCAAAGACGCGATCGTCGACGTCTGGATCGTGCTCAAAGAATTGCCGGAAGGGGACGGCTACCTCATCTTCTACGACGAAGATCGCAATCAATTTGGACTCGCGTCGAAAGGCTTTCCGGAGGATCGGTACCCGGTAATTTCCGGATACTACGGTAGCTTTTGGAATGCGTTCAAAGGGATGTGACCGGAGAAAATCGCGTAGGCTGGGTCGAGACCCAGCGTTCTTAAGTCCAAGCGTCAATATGCTGGGTCTCGACCCAGCCTACGGAACTTTTGTCTTTCCAGTGACGAGGAAATATCGTGCGCGCCTGCTTCACTTTTGCGGAAAGAGCTCCATCAATGCATCGGCGAAGATGCTTAGTCCCTCTGGTCCGGGATGATTGATGCAATTGACCATCAGGCTGTTGTAGGGAATCCCTTGGCGCCACAAGCGGCCATACCGTAGCGACGCATCGGCCAGCGCCACTGGATGCTTGGCGGCGAATTCGCGTAGCCCTTTCACATAGGGACGCGGGTCCTCATCGACGTCATTCTGCCGATCCAGTCCCATCCAGTCGGGGCGCACATAGTGCGGCGTCAAAATAATCCACTCGGCGTTGATCGCTTGAAAGTCGGCCAACAGTTTTCCGTAGCGCTCTTCGACCATCGCCGGGCTGAGACCTGCGTCGTTCACAAACTCACTGATGACCAGGTCCGGCTTGGCCCCCAAGACCGTTTCCTGGTAGTTGTGCTCCGCACCTGGCGGAACGCCCAGGTAGGAGGCCGTCGTGCGTCCACCCCAAGCTTCGGTCACCAATTCAATCTTCGCCATCGGGAAACGCTGCCGCAGCCGTGCGACGAACTGCTGCTGCCAGTGATCACGTTCTCGGTTCGACAAATACGCCCCCTCGGTCACGCTGTCCCCCCAAGCCAAAATTCGTAGCGGCTCGCCCGCACGCAACTTGGCCATGGCGTGCGGAATCTTCTGCTCGGCCAGCGAAGGCGAAGCTGCCGGCGGCTCTGGATACGCCGTTTCCAACAGCGGAAACAGATTCTGTTTGGTCAGCCGCTCGATTCGGCCCGGGATCCAGACGTTCGCCAAACGACGCTCGGATGCGACGATCTGGGGCGGGGCTGGCGCCGTGGCGGCCGGCTCGCCGGTTCGATATTCAATTTCTCCGGCGGCGTTCAGCACCACCGAATCGATTCGCGACAGCGAATGTTGGTAGCTGATGTAGACCGGGCTCCCCTCCGCAATTCGCCCGCCGACGATACGGCCCATCCCACCCCAGCGATTTTCAAATTCATAATCGCGACCACGTACGTAGGTTTCATCCGTATCGGCTGGTCCGCCGCGCACGACGACGCTGGACGGATCCAACAAGTCGGGCGCGGTCAGCGATTCCGCAATCAACGCCGTCAATCGTTCGCCTCGCAGATACTGCGGTCTGGCCGGGTCATAGACCGGCAAACTCGCGTGCCGCTCGGCCGTCACGGTATACAAGCCCGGCAATTCAACCGCGACCAGCGCCGAAAGTCCCGGCTCCGCCCCGTTGCCGACGAGATCGACCTGGACTTCCCAATCCCCCTTCAAAGCGACCTTCGCCGGCGACTCCGCCGCCGCAGCGTGCGACGCGGCCAGACCGCACAGGAGAATTGTCATTGCCGACAAACAAACGACTATCCAGCTTTTCATAGCATCACTCTGAGGTTGCGGACCGGCGGCGGGGCGGCGCCATTTACGCTTCTTTTCTATGGGCGCCACTGTCGTCTGCGACAGTTTCTGTAAGTCAGCACATTATTGCATCGGGGGTAGGAAGTCAAAACAGTCGCCGGATGGCAGTTGAGCGAACTTGTTAAGGCGCTGAGTTGATGGCGTGATTCGGCAGAAGGGCACTATCGCAGTCGCGTAACTTGGGTCGTGACCCAACACGCTGACGCTTGGCTTGAAGATTGCTTGACGATCAAGACAGTCGCTACGAAACTGTTGCTGTACAAAAGCGTCTCGACTTCGCGGTCACAAAGGGAAAGGACGATACCGGATTGCTGGCCGCATTCACAGCCACGCAAGGCCGTGACCATGGTGCCTGCGCTTGGACTTGATCCAGACGCTACAGATGCCCGATTTGATCGAAATCTGCAGCTGTATTACGGCAGTTCCAAGATGTGAGCCGTTGGGAAATGAGCGAGAACTGCTTTGCGTCATGTTGGCAGTAAATTGAAAAAATGGAGAGTCTAGATAAGATGCCGCCGACGCTTCCCCCTCACTTCGTTGAACTCTTATACGATGCGTTGCTGAAATCGTATTGGCGAAAGAAAGCGCTTCGCAACTTCCTGCGGCGATCGCATATTTCGGAGAATTTCTTGGCGGGATGTTCTGATGATGAAACAAAGCGAGATTGGCTGGATCGCCTCTTTCCAATACTAGAGCGATCAGATCGAGGTCAACGCTTGCTTCAGCAGATAGCTTGGTCACTTGCAGAGCAGGATTCATTTCCAGACCTTAGTAATTGGGAAGACTCTGCGGAGAAAATTAGGGATGCCAAGAAGGCCGTTGCTGCTCTCAAGGAATACCTTGAGAGGAAAGAAGAGGAAAGGCGTAATGACGCGGAGATTATACGGCGACGCCATGATGCGGAACAGCGTAAACAAAAGGCCTTGAGCTCTGCGAGCACTTTTGAGTCCTTGAAACAGCGACTTGATTCGCTTTGCAGTGGATTGGGAACCCAGCAAGCGGGTTACGACTTTCAAGACTGGTTCTACGACTTGATGAACTTTTTCGATATTGATAACCGACGCCCCTACGTGGTTGATGGACGTCAAATCGATGGTTCGATTACGCTAGACGGGACGACGTATCTCGTTGAATTAAAGTTCACCAGCAGTCAGGCCGACGCGACTGCGATCGACTCGTTGCTAAAAAAGGTGAACGATAAGGCGGACAATACGATGGGAGTTATCGTGTCCATGTCCGGATATTCTTCGGTTGCCATGCGGGAAGCTTCGTTTTCTAGAAGCCCGTTGCTGCTGTTCGATGCAAGTCACCTGTACTTTGTATTGAACGGAGTAGAGTCGTTTCCTGATGTGCTTCGTCGTGTACGTCGTCACTCCTCACAAGAGGGCGCATCCTATTTGCGTGTTTCCGACTTTGGAAAGTGACTACTGCGTCACGCTGCGCTACTGCAACTTGTTTTTCTCGCAGGCGGAATCTCTACCGAGTTTGCGATAAGTCCTCGAAATATACGAGAACTGCAACGGCGATGTTTGGCGTCTTGCAATTTCGGGTCAGGCGTTTGGCGATTTTATGAGCAACGGCTTTCCGCGCCGTGGTTTAAGCGTTTCGACTTGCGAAATGATATCTCAATGAACCGCTGGATACGGGAACCGCGGTAATCCTTGCATAGTTAGGGGCAGAATTGACGTTTTACATAGAAGAACGACGATAAGTAGTGGCTCGATATAGCATTCGCTTCAGTTACGAAGCGAGCCGGGATCTGTCTTGCTTATTCCGTGTTACTGAAACAGAGTCTTCTCGTACCGTCCGATCATATATTGACGTCCAAAATTGCGGTCCCTATTCTTTATTAAAAATGACGATGTACGATTAACTGATTTTGCTCAATTCTCGATAGAAAACTCGGGGAAAGATATCGCAAGGAACTCATGATGGATTATCAGATTGGCAAAGATATTCAGGCGTTAATAGAGCGGGTCGATCGACTCGAACAGATGATCTTGAATGCCTCAAACGCTCCCAGTCCTGACGTGCAATGTCCCGACAAATACTGGGAGGACGGTTCTACTGGAACGAAAGTTCATCTCGACAGAGCGAGAAATGATTTAACCAATTCTTGCTATCGAAAGAATGCTGAAGTTCACTTGGGGCAGAGTGTCGCTGTACAGATAACTCAAGGAGTTTCCGAGGCAACGCGAGCGATTGGTGGAGCGCTAACCGCATCTGGGTGCGGCGTTGCCGGCGTGTGGGTGATTGTTGCTGGTGAGTTGGTTAGGATTGGATACAATGCATTGAAGAATCAAGATGGTAGTATTGACTTGAAAATAGATTACACATCCATCAAGGCGAGCGGTTTTCCACTCGCGATCGATGCCGCAACGGCCGGTCAGGTATTAGATTCGTTTTAGTGTGTTATCTATAGTGTTAGATTGGTAACCAGGGCTGTGGCGAAATCCCTGTTGGACTTGCGCCACAGCACCCTTTCGTTAGGGGAGCTTTTATAGTTTTGTCGGGACTGGCTAGGCCCATTTCAGCACCGCCGCTCCACTAATACTGCTCCCTTCGCGAAATGCGGGATTTTTCCCGTCCGTTTGTCTCGTCGGAATCCGCTTATTTATTTACGGCGTCTGCGCTTTGCGTTCACTCGTGAAGGTGCGTCGGTGTTGTTGGGTGCAAAGATGTTGCGCTTCGCCGGCGCAGCGACGTTTGGGGACGGCGGGCAGGTCCGGACCGGATGGATGCAGGCTTCGAGAGTGCGATTTTGATCGCGATCTACATGATCGCCGGGGTTGACTTTTCTGGAATATCGCGTGCGTTGGCGTCGCACAGGTGACCGAAGACTGCAGCAAGGGGACGCGAACGACCTATTGGCTTCGCCCGGCTTGCTGGATCGGTTACACGGCGGCGATCGCCACGTCAGGCGTCATCTTTGTTCTGGCGATGCGGTGAACGGGAGGGTGCGCGGCGCCAAGGCCCGCGCCGAACAAAGCTTTGTCCATTGAAGTAAGAAAAGGGGACGGGGGGCATTTCCGAGCACGACTTAAAAAGACCCCCGTCCCCTTTTCTTCACGCCATGGATTCACCGCCTTTGAAAGCTTCTTCAGCCGCTCGCCGCTGAGGATTAATTGGTCGCCTCGCGGAGCTTCACAAACTGGCGGACCTTGAAGTTGCGCTGATTGGCGATCACGGCACAGCTGGCTCATTATAACTTTTTTTCATTTGTCTTGTCGCCGAGTAGGAACTCGGACGTCTCCTTCAATGCAATCAGGTGATGCGCAAAAATTACTCTGCCAATTTGGCCCACCTCATTCGCCGGTTCGATCCGCTTATCCAGTGGCGCCCATCGCCAATAGGCGACTCGGCCCGACAAATAGCTACGAGTCCGACATTGACAGGCGCCTTTGTTGAAATAGTCGAGATCAACTCCGAGTGCACACCCGATCTTTCCGCCAGCAATCTCTTTTTCAAAATAGCGATCCGGGAGCACAAAGACTTCCTTCTCTCCGCCGCCACGCGAGGGAGGTTCCGCAGCGATCGGCGAAAGCGTTGGATCCCAGCCAGCAACTTCGTCGAAGCCTTCATCTTTGAGAATCGCGATCAACCGATTTTCAACCTCTTCCTCGGAAAGACCGAGGTATTCCACGTAAACGTCCTTGTCGCTTCGCGCTTCGGAAGTGACTAGCCGAAGCGAATACAGCGGCCATCGCTAGAATGCCGACAAACATCCACTTGAGCGAGAATCGCATCTGCTTACTGTCCTGGAGGCTGACGTTCAAGGTTTCTTTTTCGGTCTCTGTTCATGCTCTCATCGTGATAGTATCGGTCCTTTTCCGACATGTTGGCGTAGCCGTCATACGGGACGACGTCGTCGGTGGGAACTTTCTTGCCCTGTTCACGCGCAGCTTTGCGGGCTTCGAGATGAAGCCGATGCAGTTCGAGCCCCTCGCTCGAAAGTAGTCCTGGGTCATAAACCTTCTTTAGGGACGTGAAATCGACGAGATGTCGCAAGCCTCTTGCCGTCACTTGCGTCTGATTTAAGTTGATTGACTCTAACCGGGGCAACCTTGGTAGGTTTTTCAGACCTTCGTCCGTAATTGGGCAAAAAGTAAGTACGATTTCCTCTAATGCATCTAGGCCATTGAGATAACGCAAGCCATCACCGTGGATCTGATTTCCGTGCAAACGAAGATATCGCAGGTTCCTAAAATGCGACAGAATTCGTAAATCCTCGTCGTCAAACCCAGAAGGGGACGAATAGATTTTCTCTACCGTCGTGTTGAGAGGAATGCCCTCAAAGTTCTCCGCAGTAGTCGTGCAATTGGTAAAGGTCACCTCTTTGACGGAGAGTTGCGACAGCAATTCCAATTCCTTGGGGGACAGCGCAAGATTTCCGAAAGTGAAGTGGTTTAACTCTATCTCGCGCAGTAGCGGCATCGCTTCGGGCAGAGCCGCTTTATCGGTAATGCCTACGGTGATGTTACGGAATCCGTTCTTCTCCAGCACTCTAACGTGAAGATGCTCATTCTTTTCCGCAAGAGCTTGCAGTCTCTCCAGGGGAGAGCTACAGCCGAGACATAGACATAGAAGCAAAGGAACTTGCCCACAGAGAAAGGAGTCCGAAATGCGGACGCGAATCATTGGTACGTACTCCCAAAGCCAGTCTTCTGTTTAATGCCAACCCAAAACTGGAATGTCGAGGCGGCATCGTGATGGAACTGGAAGGAGTGACTAGAGAACTTTCCACGAAGCGTTTTGTTGAGAGGATCAGGATCCGCTGGATCAATGTACATCGGCGGGGTGGCACTGTTAGCCAATCACTTTCTTCGGGCGCCACTGTCGTCTGCGACAGTGCTCTTCAACCAGTTCACGCGATGGGGTTGGTATCGCAAAACGTCCAGGCAATTACGATCCAGCCATTCTTTTGACTTCCCCTCCACAATGCAATACTGTGCTGAACTGAAGCTCTACCGGCAGGCAAAAGACACTGTCGCAGACGACAGTGGCGCCCGAAGCAAGAAACGTTAACAGTGCCACCCTGCCGCGATTAACATCGTCGTCATGAACCCTCGAAGCCCGCGCATTGGGTCATCAAGGGGAGTTTGGTTTGCGGTTAGATTGGCCACGAACATCTAAACGCTCGGATGGAAGTGGTTCTAGCGAAGTAGTAGTGTACGCTGGGGCGACGCCCACCACACTAAGTTTTTTCCGGGAAAGGAGAGTAAGCGTCGCTTTACCCGTGAAGTTCTTATGCATGTACGAACCGTCCCGTCCTAACGCCCTACGATGTAAAGCGACAAAGGAATAGCCATGGATCGAGAACAGTTCTGGACAATGGTCGATCAGAGCAGACGCGGAACCGATCGTATTGATGAGCAACTCGGTAAGCTGATCGCTCTCGTCACAACGCTCGACACAGAAGAGATTCTCGCCTTTGACCGCTGCTTTCACGAATGCGTGCGGGACGCGTTTCGGTCCGACTTGTGGGCGGCGGCCTACATCATCAATGGCGGCTGTTCTGACGATGGTTTCGACTACTTTCTCGGGTGGCTCATCACCCAGGGGCACGCCTATTATCTGGCGGCATTGGAAAACCCCGAGCGAGCCGGGGATCGCGTCGAACCAGGCGATTTTGTTGAGTGCGGAACGATGTGGTCCGTCGCCGCTCTGGCGTACGAAAAGAAGACGGGAAATTCCGATTTTTACGACATCGCCCCGGTTGTCCCCCGTACGTTGATCGGCGAGTTATTCGACGAAGAGAATGTCGCTGCTCTCTACCCTGAACTCGCAAAACGATTTCGATTCTGATTGGAACCGAAGAGGAGTTGCGTAGGGCCGGGGCGAAGTTGCTATACGTGACGCCCGAAAAGGGATGGGCGTCTGTGCCACTCTGCCGCTCAATCGGTGCTACTCATCCACCGCAACCGCGGCCCCAACATTCTTGCTTGACAAAGCGCACGGATTCGTGATCGATTGCGGGGTGCTGTTCGTCGCGCTGCGAGAGATCGGGCGGCGGGCAGCGCCGCGGGTTCCTAAAGCGTCGGGTGGCAACCGACGGGGCTCCGAAAAAAAATGCGCGGTCCAGTCCACTGTTCGTTTCGGCGCAAAAGAATCGTGTGGGTCCGGTTGGCAATTTCCGTGATGAAAAAAAAGTGCGGTCCAGTCCACTCGGTCATAAAAAAATGAAACGCTGCAGTCCACATGCTGGGAGGTGTAGGAGAGATGCGAAAGCATCGAAAGGCTGCCGTTTATCAGGCGAGCGTTTTTAACGTCTTCAGATTGCTGCCGGAAAAAAAGTGCGCCGTCGAGTCCACTGTTCGTTTGGGGGCGAACGGTCGTTTGGTTGATGGGGATGAAAAAAATTGCGTGCGGTCCAGTCCACTCCGTGGATCAAAAAAATGGAGCGCAGCGGTCCACATCATGGGTGGACTGGGCAGGATGCGAGGCGGCTAGATTTGCCTTGTTAGTCACGCGAGCTTTGGAGACGGAAAAAAAGATGCGCCGCGGTCCAGTCCGGTGGTTGAAGACATGCTCTTCTCGGGAAGACACGATAAGAGCATGGCGCCAGTCACCAGGAGGCAGAAAAAAAATGCGCTGCGGTCCAGTCCACTCACAGGCGGTGGTTGATCGATTGGACACGCGGATGGCGCTGCATCTTGTCGCTGCGCGACCCGCCCGGTTTTGGGAAGCCGGACGGGCCACCCGGTGAAAAAAAATTGGCGATCTGGTCCAGTCCTGGTTAGCGAGCCGACGGGGCGTCCCCGGCGATTCCGGCTTCCTTAGACATTAGTTATTAGGCATTCGTCATTTCCCCGATCTTGCGGCCGCATTCCCTCGGCTCGCGCCTCGGGTTAGTGTTCGTTGGCGTTTCGGTCAGTGGCCTGGATCTTGCCGCTAATGGGTTGAATTCTTCTTTCCTGGGGGCGGCGGAGGGAGAATTGGGTCGATTGGGGCGTTTTGACCAGATTAAGGGGGCTTTTCAATTACGCAAAAACTAGACAAGGGGAAGCATTTCTACGTAACTGCTGATTGATTGGTGGGAGAAACTAGTTTAGGCTGTGGGTTTGGGAATTTTCCCTCTCCTGCCCAAAGATTCTCACCTCTTGCATTTCTATCTCTAAGATTCCGGAGGATACCCGCCTCATGTCACAAGAGTCCAGCGCGAAACCCGCCGAACAAACCAGCGACGCCTCGACGTCGTCACGGCGCAATTTCATTAAGACCAGCTCTTCCCTGTTGATCGCCGGCGGCGCGATGGCAGGCTCGTTGCCGCTGGCCCGTGCGGCGCATGTCTTCGGCAGCGACGTGATCAAACTTGGTCTGGTTGGTTGCGGCGGTCGCGGTACCGGCGCTGCGACGCAGGCGATGAACACCGAAGGCCCGACCAAGCTGATCGCGATGGGCGATGCGTTTGGCGATCGTCTCCAATCGTGCTTGCGCGGCGTCACCTCGCGTCATGCCGACAAAGTCGACGTTCCGCAAGAGCGTCAGTTCGTCGGTTTCGACGCTTATAAGAAGGTGCTCGAACAAGACATCGACCTGGTCATCCTGGCGACCCCGCCTGGCTTCCGCCCGCTCCACTTCGAAGCGGCCGTCAACGCCGGCAAGCACGTCTTCATGGAAAAGCCGGTCGCGACCGACGCCCCGGGGATCCGCCGCGTGTTGGCCGCCAACGAAATCGCCAAGCAGAAGAACCTGGCGGTCGCCGTCGGTCTGCAACGTCACCATGAGCCGCGTTATGTCGAAACGATCAAGCGTCTGCACGACGGCGCGATCGGCGACATCATTTTCGCCCGCGCTTACTGGAACAATGACGGCG is a genomic window containing:
- a CDS encoding sialidase family protein translates to MTRPISILSCLLAMLAVGEFDSVKAETPTSSVWNGTPVSLTANEMSIATGQPSLVLMSSGSTHVPVWSLSGGTVGQSVSGVVDGFPSDVAAVKVEIVVTTNDKETSSDFSDVYRVHLSQMVEGAPFTARNFLGDVVRTTLPPAPLYARTILLESYYEVKPHAPITVRVQREPGDPADTFTRPTGLALVRVTPLPALAKPLVVQEGPGYDSWPMMQAMGDKLVCTYSRGSGHTIGEDARAVYARTSTDQGKSWTPETVVANSPGYGDVTVGKGLDSTGAMLLWVRRVGKQWHHDLYRTTDGVKFELIATPEMEVTPIQITDVIDVPTVGLMALWFAGSYGDPGPNHSWGTLTSSDDGKTWKQNVIEAELTKENWPTEPSAVYLGDGKLLAIGRTEVGGNSTTRSQFQMVSTDYGATWKRSPTNISDVVISTPSLILDADTGLLSNYYYQRGPRGLLRRRVVDPNFIFDHPQSWPASEAIAAGSQLTVDAGNANATWIGDKHFISYYSGAAPDTSVFVAEVPAPQAEK
- a CDS encoding HEAT repeat domain-containing protein, with amino-acid sequence MNRRLLTKPGIVLTVFASGFIGIAFLAAWQAGLFQPRLQRLIRQLQTAKEAEDRYAAAEELGEMGAAARPAVPPLVAALDDDGVYMTTAMLIFPQEHYVRNAASKAIGQIGGPEAVDALISVIATKGDSDWYTSSMAARLLGEFGAEARPGAERLLDAIDGCRQGEVVKQSITVLTAMQIEPGSPAADKARDVLPQFCNWGNETGPWAAQLLYRLWPEDQEAVEYYVAAMLGGRSTAGVGMIPINEQTIPLIINHLGDGTREAAITHLAAADADLVVTPLTEALQRPERLIRAGAATALAKHGAEAAEAEPELTALLADKDENVRLAAATALWECAHQVETVLPVLVAARKSAAAPTRQTVQSFVYSRGSEDAWAVVSLAQFAATERPKEERLFALELLSQIKRSTPESSEVLLELLRDPDADIQRAAAKAVAASEKK
- a CDS encoding SGNH/GDSL hydrolase family protein gives rise to the protein MKSWIVVCLSAMTILLCGLAASHAAAAESPAKVALKGDWEVQVDLVGNGAEPGLSALVAVELPGLYTVTAERHASLPVYDPARPQYLRGERLTALIAESLTAPDLLDPSSVVVRGGPADTDETYVRGRDYEFENRWGGMGRIVGGRIAEGSPVYISYQHSLSRIDSVVLNAAGEIEYRTGEPAATAPAPPQIVASERRLANVWIPGRIERLTKQNLFPLLETAYPEPPAASPSLAEQKIPHAMAKLRAGEPLRILAWGDSVTEGAYLSNRERDHWQQQFVARLRQRFPMAKIELVTEAWGGRTTASYLGVPPGAEHNYQETVLGAKPDLVISEFVNDAGLSPAMVEERYGKLLADFQAINAEWIILTPHYVRPDWMGLDRQNDVDEDPRPYVKGLREFAAKHPVALADASLRYGRLWRQGIPYNSLMVNCINHPGPEGLSIFADALMELFPQK
- a CDS encoding DUF4240 domain-containing protein; this encodes MDREQFWTMVDQSRRGTDRIDEQLGKLIALVTTLDTEEILAFDRCFHECVRDAFRSDLWAAAYIINGGCSDDGFDYFLGWLITQGHAYYLAALENPERAGDRVEPGDFVECGTMWSVAALAYEKKTGNSDFYDIAPVVPRTLIGELFDEENVAALYPELAKRFRF